The Corvus moneduloides isolate bCorMon1 chromosome 16, bCorMon1.pri, whole genome shotgun sequence genomic sequence TATCACACAATCACCAGAATTAGcaactgcttttaaaactaaaaaggGTACAGTCCAATATTTATAACTTGCACACTGTTACTATACAGAAACTAGGTGCATGGTACAGTGCTGCAAAAATGGAAGCCTGCAGTTTTGACAAAGATGCCAAGTCATGTTGTAGACAATTTCAGTCAAACTGGCAATACTGTTTAAGCAAATACTCAAAGCAggaaataaaggacaaaaaagaGAATTCTATAGCCAAATAAACATCTgaaatttcctttccctttaaTAATACAAGTAAGGTCACTTTTAGCCTTGGAACAGATACATGTTCGCCTATGATGATCTTGCTAACTACTACACAATATCTGATGTCCTCTGCTAAGAATATAGTTTAAGAAAGCCGCAGTTACAAGAGGCATCTAATGTAATATCTAAAATTTCCTTTATGGCATTTATTGAATTCTTTGTCTTAAACAGTGAATATGGAAAAGATGGCCTCATGTTTCCTTTTCAATAGTACTCTGAGGATCAAGTGGCTTTCAAGCAGCATGGTGGGTTTGAAATTTTTGCAGTTTAGATCATTCTGTTGCGTTTATGAGTTGGTGAGTCTGTAATGACATCGCCACACTGGGCTGAGGTACGCTTTCTAGTTCCACCATTGTCCAAGTGGAGTGCCATTTCTTCTGATATGAAAGTGTTCAAATCAACATCATGGAGTCCATTTCTCCTTCGACTAGCATTGGAGCCACTGCTCACGTGAGTAGGCGAGCCTGGGGTACTCGAGCGAACACTTATACTAGCCATTGCACCACTAAGAcctggggagagagagaaaaagggctTCAGTCAGACAGCACAGAAAGTTCAGTTCCCACGTGCGCCAGAAAGGATCGCACTCAGCCAAATTCTGCTGAGATCTTAAAGGCACTTCATCCTACTATTTGTACCATTCCAGTCCAGAGCACACCTTCTCAGCTTTCAGTCCATGGAATAATCCAGTAATTACCAGAACTGCTTTTTATGACATTAAAAGTGAGTTTATACACCAGGTTGTAACAACACGCTCTGGCAAACATTAACTCCATCAGCATGACATGCTATTCAAAACATGGACATACTCAAGAGCAGACTATTTCAATTTAAAGGCTTCACACTGGACCAAGAGTTACACAGCCCTGCCAAGGACTTTCCAGTTGAACCGACTCAGTCTTGTTTCAATACCGCCACCCTGCTCCCTTTCACTCCCTGAAGGAAACTGCAGTATGGCAGCAGACAGGTGTACACCACAGCTAGTTTATAAATACAAGCTTTATTTCATGGCTAACACTAACAGCCAACACATTAGTATTAGTAAATTCAGAAAGGCACTTAAAtaacaagcaagaaaaatcaCGTGACAATCACCCAAAATTTGTTATTGACAGATCTGATACAAATCACTATCACAGGTACCCTGCAAGAACTTTGGTTTGTGTTCAGTTAATAGTGTTTGATTCAAACTGAAGTTTATTTCTTGTAGAAACAAGGCCATAAAAAGACAACCATGAACTTCATACCAATTTAAACTCTGCCTTCTGTAACATAACAGTTTTGTAAAAGTGGGACATTCCAAAACATAAGTTTAGTAAGCCTAACTACTCTTCTCAATTTGCAATTCAGGCTTATTTGGAGATAAACAGGAGCACAGAGATAAGACAAACCTCTTTGCTATCATAACATCTTCAAATCTGTGTAATAGTAGGAAAGTACAAAAATATCTGTTGGCCCTAGGAAACATAATGAACAGAAGATGACATGATATTTTTCTAACAGTAAGAACAAGGAAATGTTAAACTGCCCCAGAAGATTCCACTCTCAGCAACTGTCAAAATCTTAGAGCTCTCTTCTCCAGTCTCAAACATTCTATAGCTCTGTCCAGCCATCATAAATCTTGTGTGTGCAGCCATTTAATTCACATCTCCATATACTGTCAAGTAAGCAGCCAAAAGTCACTGACTGACAAGTCAAGTCTAACAAAACTCAATCCACCAGCTGCTGGTAGGCCAAATAGGCAACTTCAGAGGCTCTGGGAAGAGAGGACTGCTAGAGCTACACCACCACTCACCAGAAACCTCAGCTAGAAGCTGAAGTCTAAAGCCATCTGCAGCAATGGCAGGTTAACACACAAGTCAGGATGGAGCAGGCCAACCGACTTCATTCTATGGAACATTACTGAATGAACATTTAAAGCTTTGAATTTGTAACAGCACAGGAAATACTTTTACACAGATCTGGCATTATATAACAACCAGTAGAAACAGCCACTAATCACTAATGCTTTCTTAGGGCTTTTGCTTACAGCTCTAAGTGGTGTTCAAACAGGGCTCAGAAGCATGGTCTGAACTCTGAGAGGTGCCCTGCAGATTTCATTAATAGCAAAATCATCTTTCACTCACAATGGCAAGAGTTATTTAAACAGCAGAAGCTGTTTTAGTGTAAAGGTAACTCAGAAACAAGGTTTGTGACAGTATTCTCAGGATTAAGGTCAAACTTAAATCCAAAACCATTAGGAAAAGAATTTCCCATGCATCTAACCAAGAAAGTAAAGCAGCTACTTGATGACAGATGTATGAGATAAAGCCAATTCAGATACCATAACCTGGATAAACTACCAACATGCACAGTTTGGGCAGGTAACAAATCACTTCACAATTCAAAGACATCAGTAGTTTAATTTCAACTGGCATGACATACATTAGAAAAAAGCATTAATTCATCCTGTacatttaaattgaaaaaaatctgacagcATACAGGTGACATTTTTTCAAATCCAAACTGATTGTAGAGATTTCCCCCCACATTACTATTCCAAGCAAAACTGCTGTGACCACACAACTTCAGTGTATTACTTACACTTAAGAGTCAACAGTTTACATCACTTATCAGTCATTTGTTATACAACTCATACCAAATGAGCAACATAGTAATTCAGTTTCATCACAACATCTTTTTATTATGTCTAATGCTCAAGTAAGGGGAGAAAAGTTATTCtaaataaaccccaaaacttcccTGTGAtgtgaaaagacatttttcagcACCACTCAAGAACTGTGTTTTTAAGTGGAGCCTTCTCAAGTAACAAGCATGCTTTAAAATAGTAGATACAGTTAAAAGATGCACCTGTAATACACTGCAGCATAATCTAAACCAGACTGCCAAAGTTCACAAGCAATGCCTAAAGCAGTCACTGACCTCCCAGTATTTAGGTAATACTGAATCAGTGTACATTTAGATACACAACCTTCAGGAGAAGTTAACTAGAAGTTAAAATCTTCAATACAACGTGATGTCAAAGACAGGAGAGGAgctttgaattaatttctaCAGATCAGAATACAAGGATATTGCATCACAGCATGGACTTAGAGCTACAGGTTAATCTTGTAGCTCACACAGGTATTTAGTACTAGTAAGAGTCATGACTGGGTATGCTGACAGACTGAGTGACAACCTGGGATCGGTTCCTGGCAGTTAGCCAGATTACACAGCACTGCCCATTCATCCAGGGGAGCAGAACTGCCAAACAAAACACTCAGATCACAGTTTAGGATTGGCTAATTGAGCTAACATGGAAGAGTCAAAGCAAACTCAAGGCCTACATTCAAATATCAAGATGCAACTTCATGTAACCAACATCTCTGAGAACAATCTGCAATGCTCAAAGAATCTACTTTTGGTCGACAGGGAAAAGAGTTAAGTTTTTTTCTCAGGAAGCTATGGCAAAGTAGAGGAAATCTCAGAAAAACCATTTACTGTGAATTACTCTGAGTTTAAGCTTTCAGTGGACTCAGAGCTCTTCCCAAAACATTTAAAGCAATAACTGACACTAGGAAGTGGTAAGATGACATGACTGTCAGCAAACACGATTTCCCAACCTCAAATTTCTATATTGTGATTAACATGGCCTAACCACAGGCACACCAGTTTTGTCTATATAACAGGACCGAGATCCAAACAGCTGCTAAAGTGGCTTTACTCTTCCCACAATCTCACAACCACCTCTGAAGTCTCACACTCCTTTCTACCAGGGACATCTCCTTTATTGTTAGAGGCCATTAAGAAAGCACACATGGCTCTTAACCCCTTTTTAAACTGGAAAGGTTTGAAGTGGAGGGCATATCTCAAATACTTTGCAGTACCTAGTACATTCTGATTCCTGTCATATCTTTCAGACATCAACAATATGACATTTCATAAACAATTTTACAAAAAGTTCTATTCTGAAGGTTTCATAGTACTATTAGAGAGAGCTGTGACCAATACTAGCCAATTTACAACAAAGTACCCTCCAAAACTATCAAGATATTAGAATTCTTGACTGAAAGTATGTTTCACGGATTACAAAATACTTAAAACTGTCAGCTCAAAATTAGCAAATTTATCACCACTGGCCTAACAAACTGTAAATGCTCTTTCATCTGCACTACAACCACATCCATGTAGGACTTAGTCAGGTCATCACCATGGCATAATATACTGGGTAGCTACTGTCCAGTATAGTAATAGCATTAACTATTGTTTTCAAGAAGTTTTAATCAGGAAGTATCAAAAGGAACATTCACGCTTAGATAAGTGGGACTAAAGCAGGAATTAGTTAATAACCCCAGATAAATACAAAATGGCATGCAGAGAGATCATTGTCACTCTATGTCATATTCACCCTTCCACAGTACTGGCTCAAATAGCAAGTTTTAGCAGCACATACCAACACACAATTCCATCACAGCTACATATACACACAACCTTTAAATTAAACTATGTCAGACCAACCTGAACTCTGTTCTCCCACCCCCTCTTTTACCAACTTCTGTTTCTCCACTCTGCTAAATGCTCTGTTTTAAACTGCACTTTAGTATTTTGACAAGCAAATATGAAGGGCTAGTGGAAATTCAGCCTCTTAAGCAGCCAGGCCACACACTTCTACATGCAAGTGTTCTGTCTACCCGAAGAGAGACCCAATCATGTGAATGATATACATCAACACTAACgctgaggagaaaaagaactAATATTCTCTCACTGTACTGTTgccctatttttttcctcaaattcaCCTGATTTTTGTTTAAGAATGCTCAAGTCAAATGCATTTCAACATTACCTTTCCAagcttctttcccctcctcaaaTCACAGCATTTTCTCACATTATGCTGGGAAGGGTGGTCTGTGAAACATGGAGTACATTCCACAGTAAAGGATATGGGCTGTGCACAAGACTTGGTATGCCAGCTACAGCCAGGCACAAAGTGGTCTAGCACATGGCAGCGTTTGGTAATCCTGTACTGTTAGCTCAGATTGATGTAATTCTGTCATTTGAAACTCATCTCTTACAGAACTAGAAATGTCAATACACATCCAGAGAGTAGGTCAAGATTACATCCACACTCTCCCTAGCTGCAATCACATTTCAGGGGCTaacagaagttaaaaacccaACTCTCTAATTGAGATGTTGGACAACGAAGGTACTTATTATCTTCTACTACCACATCTTGAAACACCAACCATCAGACTGATGTTTCATTGAAGTTTCAGAAAAATGCACTGGCACTTCAGAGTAAAACATCATGTATTACCTTGAGATAACTACCCAGCTTTTCTAAAAGGCTTGAACTTCTTTTCAAATATTCACAGTTCACGCTGCCAGCCATGCTTTATTTGAAAGCTTACCCACTAGCATGCTAACAATGAAAAGCTGGTAATAAGGAAAGAGATTTTGTTTACCAGAGTTTACTCTCTCAAGAGTAAGGTTCCAAAGTCTCATTCTCACTAAGTAACACTAAAGACTTCAGTAACAACTGCAGAACATAGGTGCAATGAAGTTAAAAGGGAGATCACATACACCTTAAACATtctcatgtttaattttttgtcatgataattttgcttttagctACTATAACAAGTACTTCTCTACTGTTCTGCTTTCAAGACAAGTTTTCTTGTAGTAGAAAGACTTGATAATCAGTACTACAATATTAAATTCTGGGTTCAACATCCCTAGCTTTTGTCAAAAAAAACTGTCAACCATCTTGCAGAGATATAAGTCAGACATTACAGGGTTGTagacagaagaggcaaggctaaaaatccaattttaacatatttcttttcagatgaAGCATACACTTTAAAGATTGTACTGATACCTAAAAGATGCTATTCTCTAATGTTTTAGTCTGGGGCATACACCTAGAATTGTGTTTGATGTTCCAGGAAATACTGAATTATTAGCTATTTTGTTACCACTGCTTCTGTCAAAATTTTCAGACATGTTTATGGTACATTTAGGGGTTACATGATGAAAAAACAGGCATTTTCCATCATCAAAGGGGAAGATCAGCAAGTTATAATGCCACGGTCTTCAGACATGTATTAGTACCTATTTCTGAGAAGTCAACAGACCAATTCTGCTTTCACTGAGCTTTACTTGGTGCCATAGGCTATTCATACCTATCTCTGCCTCACTAGAAGAGGTCTTGCTGTGAGCAGAAAAGTTTTAGCATTATCCCTCAAATCTAATTCAACCCATCCACATGATCAATAAAGAAATATTCCATTCCCACAGGAAGCCAACCAGCACAAAACAGCCTCGCTCCTTTACATGCCAGTTGAAAACTCCCCTCAAAACCTCGGTGCCTGGACTGTTGTTCACCATCATCAGGTTCTCATGTTCCCTCATAATACCTAGAAGTAGCACTTTCAAAGAATGTGCCAAAACTTACAATAAGCACAGGCCTAATGAAGACAATTTACACACACCTGAAGATCCTTGGCAGGcttcaaaatcaaaacataGTTTTGAGAAGCCCTACAATAAATAGGAAATGAGTTCATGAGATTGCTTAATCACAACTTCCCTaatgttaaaggaaaaaaaaaaaagggggagaagctGGAGGAATGCAGACATCATAAAAACAGTTATGAGGCCCAATATAAGCCTAGTCACTAAAGGATTAGCACAAAAGCATTTGTGTCAAGGACCAGATTGAAACCGGTATCAGGAGAACCTAATCCAAAAGGTGACTGACATGTAATCTTGTCAATCAGCTGATGAAGGGGAAAAGTACATTTTGAGCCCCTGCAGTGCCACTACACAGCACAGAATTTCCCCATAACCCCGCAATACATTATGAAATATGGAAAACATTATGCATCATTGTTCAGATCCTCATGCTATAGAGAAGTGACTTCCATAAACCACCTCTATACAAAGCAGATGCTAGGAAATAATACATGGACACAAAAAGAGCCATATTACCAATAAAAATGCCTCTGAGTTTACTCAGAGAGCTGACTGTGCTGAGTTGAGCCTACCTAAGCTTCCTCTCACCTGAGATTGAGCCCTTACAGTTAAATCTAACTCCACAGATTCAActatattttcagaaaataatttttaagaggGTGTTTGTCACAGTGAGAGCCAGCTTCTGCAGTTGTTCTCATTAATTTTATCTACACTGAGTAAGCAACAGGGGTGCACAGAATTCCCTAACCCGCTCCCAGTATGAGACAGGAAACTGCCAAAACCGACATGACTAGGTGGAAGCATGTTTGGTTTAAATGGCAACAGAGCAGCCAATAACACCAGGCTTAGGCTGTTACCTCGAGTAACACTGTCTGAATTGTGTATCTTGAAAAaccaccacagcacagcagaagcaaagacTGCATTTTCAGGAATTCACTCATCTAATTAAGTCATCAATTCTAACCCCACTGAGAATACCCAGAcagtaaaattttcatttaggTTGCACTTCTAGATAGCTTAACTTTTACTTTTAGAATGGTCTACGGTTTGTACCTCAAGGTATCTGCTACCCTTTTGAATTCTAGAAGGCATGACAGCCAGAGGTGAACTGCCTCATCTCACCTCAAGAGCAATTTAAAGCACATTTGTCTCTCACTTGCTAAATCATAATCCAATACAGAATAAGCTACTGAATATTCAGATCTGAAATTACATACACCACCAACACTGCTGGTGATGGCAAGGAAGGCAATTCAGTATGACACTGGAAGATATGTAAATCTGAAAGTGAACTAGAACAAAGTTCTGAACAGGACTCTATTACAAAAATGTGCACATGAAACACCCTTTCCAGGGTATATTAAGCAGAATGCCAAACTGCATTATCCAGTGCCTAACAAAGGTATTAGAGAGCTAGAGACAGAAGCCTCAGACATCAAATTGCCTCCCTAAGCCCCCAAAAACTTGCTAGTAGTCAAATCTTAATATTTAACTAGTTGCCAGCATAGCATTACCATTTTCCAAGAATTCTGCTTGCTTTAGCATTGGTATGAATGCCAAGCCTCTTCATGCTTCAAAAACACTACCAAGACTTGATACTTAACTGTTGAGTTCACAGCTGTGGAGTATTACAGAcccaaatttcatttttattcaataCCTTTTCTTCATTCAAAATACTCAGCTATACAAATTTTTAGCAGCCAACACAAGCCTTATACATGCAAAAGCTCCCTTAAAGAATGAGGGGAATACCTTCAGCTGGAACACCAGGTACATTACATATGCCAAACATGCTTTAAGAACCCCCACCCAATTTTAACCAAGTAGTATTGAAAAAGTGACTGTTACCATGCAGAGCTATGGCTTCACGGAAGGGTTGCAAATCAGTCTCTACAGATGAGCTAGTTTCTGTTGAAGTAGCTCGGTTAGGGGATACTACAGTCAGTCTTGGGGGAGCTCTAGAATTTCTTGGAGGAGGGACTTTTCCACAAAGGAAGCTGATCAAGTCTTCTCTTCGAATAGTTCTTCTGCGTTTTTTAACCCAGGCTAACACATCCTTATTCCGACGCTGATAGCCAATCTGAATTCCTAAATCAAAGCTTCGCTGGTGGGCATCCACACTTTCtgcaagaagacagaaaaaagttcttttagTGTTACACAGCAATGTGTAGCATGGCACAGCACTGATGTGGCTTCCTGTCAACCACGGGAAAGAAGAAGTATCTACATCTTCTACAGGTCACACCACAAGGCAGCACCaaggtggctgcagcagcaaagatgAGCTCCACTAAACCTAAAGAGAGTATTAGTCAAAATGTTCCATCCTCTTTACAAGCCAGATAGTCAACAGCAACTCCAGCACCACTTAAACAGCATTTACTGTACTTCAGGTCGACACCACAGCACTGtttatttacattaaaacaCACTTAGAGCTTGTCAGTCTGAGGAAGATACTTAAATCAATGGACAACAGACACACAAAGTGCATCAATAGAGCCAGGAAGCCCCAAAATAAGAAAGGAGTAACTGCTTCTCTTCATTCTGACAGGTAAGGAATTGCctgaaaattcagatttctttcaAGTTCTTctattttcagctgaatttcaaTTGCAGAGACAATTCATAGACCATAGTTTTGAAACTAGTTAGAACACGAGTGTCCTAAATGCCTCTCAATTAGGCAACATACCATTTACAAAGGGAGGCTAAGAAAGTATCCTTCCCCGTTTAGGATCCGACTGCAATTTTTGATATACAAAAGCTTTAAACACACTGTTTGCAATAAATCCTACTACAAAATGCAATTTCACTCTGTTGATGTAACTAGTCACCTGTGCACATCAGTTACAACTGTGCCTCCAAAAGACTTAAATGCCATGTATTAAGTTGCTTTCAAACTTCGGGAAGTGTATTTCTGGCTACCAGTTTGAGTAACTTTCAAACCACAGTAACAGGTGGGACAAATCCAGTTCACTACATAATTATGCTCATCTTGTTTGTCATATGTTTGCTATCAGAGCTTTGACAACAGCTATTTCAgtttaatgtaaaatattatGTTGCTCTTGCTCCTTAAAAGACATCAACATATGCACTCCAATTTTGTTCACTTgaattccatggatttttttcaatgtgGCAAAGCTGatttaaacagcattttataTTCTTGTTTTATTAATGAAGTCCAAGGCAAAAGCCATTTGCCCAGAACATGAAGCTATTTCTTTAAGAACAGCTACCCCAAGATATTGGTTTACAAACAGTGACATACACATCTAATGTAGCTTTCTCACACTCCAGAACTCAAAAAGAACCACtacaaaatgctatttttgGACTTATATTCTAAGGCACCACGGCACAGTCCATAAAAGATAGCACTGAAATCTACACTGCCGAAGAGCAGCACTTCAAACCTAACACAACAGACCAAAACCACCTCAAACCGAGCTGAGTTAAATCTTGGTGCTTTTGGAATACAAACTAAACAGGTACACAAAGTACACTTAGCCTGTTACTTTTACCCGCTCTAAGAGTATTTTGCCTGTACTACTTTGTAATCTAAAGGCTACATTTACAAATGCTAACTCCTCTGAAAGCAATGGCAACATGACAGGTTATTCCTTCTGCCATTTTATACTCCACAGCAGCCCAGACACCAATGCATTGGCAGTAAAAGCTGCCCAAACACTCTGGAGCCAACTTGGAAgtgaaaatattcctttaatCACTTCCTGAAATACCAGGAGTGTCCTTCTGAGGCTTGGAGGCTGACTTTACATCAATACCCTGCTTTCTTTGTGTATCAGAATGCTTTACAAAGTGCTAACTGTGAATTAGGTATGAGGTCAAACACGGACTGCTTATGCAGCCCAGAGAAGTTTCAAGCATCATTACCCTGGGAAGATTAGATTTTTATGGTAAAAGCCACAACTACTTTGTTTACAAAGTTAAGCTGGCAAAACCTAAGCAGTAAAACTGCATACATTCTGAAATTACCAAGTCAAAATTAACATTAGAaaatattcaggttttttttaataaaaaggtaAACTATAAGCTCAGAAGTCTTATTCTAACATGTACCTAAAACTTCCCACAGTAGCCTCAAGTTCTAAATCCTCCATTACAAGTCATGCCTTCACTTTTTTAGTGCAATCCGGAAGATAATCAAGTGCCTTGAATGCAGTCTCTATCACCAGCACCAGAAATTCAGGACATAAGACCATCAGTGTGGTTTGATATTAAACTTCTAATCTATATTCAGAAGAAATGCTGACATTCAAGACATCATGGCATTCTCATTATGCACCATTCCTCAGGTTGCTCTTGTTAAAAAGACGATGCCTCAAAAACCCAAGTATTTATCAGATCAGAAACCAGCTGACAAGGCAGGAAGCAGTTTGTGATGTTCCCTTCACCACACCAAGTCTTCCTCCAGTGTTTTGACAGAGTCCTCCAAAACAAACAGTACTGAGAATGTGAAAAATAGGAGTTTTTAAGAGCCATGTTCATCACTAGGGAAAGCAAGTTCACAGTAAGAGACTCCAAATTGTCAGATATGACAGCGTTTAGCTGGTTCTACCACATTCTCACCAAATTTCTACTGACTCGCAAGTtaactgaaaattgaaaaatagcATTCCTGAGTAACTCAGGTACTCTAGCACTTTAAGATCTGTTTGAATAAAACATTTGCTTCAGGTGCTGGTTTTTGAAGCATTACATTACACCTGCCTAAAGTCAGCTTCCAACTTAAATTCTAGTTTCCCTGACCACCTACTCTTCAGTTAATCACATCATTGCCAACAAAAATGAGGGCTCATTTTGCCTAGAGCACAAGtaatcaaacagaaataaacagccTAAATCTTCATACTAAAGATGCTGTAAGGGAGAGCCATGCCATTTTTAAAGACAGACTGTAATTATTCCAGACTATTTATTAACACTACCACCATTCTCAAATGACTGGCATCCCCAGCCACGTTCTAGTGACCCACTCCCTCAGGCCAGCACCTTCCTGCTCTGAGGTGCTGCCCCTTTACATGACCTGACACACGTACAAAGCACTCAAATGCACTTTCTGCAGGAGGCAAGTCTCTGGCAGCAAGGGTTGTGCACCAACATTTCCTCCCTGCTCAGTCCGCATCTGTCAGAAATCTGATCACCCATCACAAACACATCAAGTTCAACTGCTTAAGGCAAATCCAAAATGACAAAACTGACGGTATATGAAGGAACATACAGATAGAACTACATATAATGTTGTACagaccaattaaaaaaaaaacctcaagaaaaaaaaaatcaaactacaAGCCAGAAAAACAAACGTCTGGAACTTTAAAACGCTtccctcccttggaatggaaggCAGTAACAATAGGAATCACAATGTGCcaatttcagcctttcctgaTATGTCTCATTTTAGCACAACCttttaaacaaaccaaaaaccactgAATGATCCTTCTGCAGACAAGAATTCCTATGACAACCCAAAGAACTGCAGAGTTCAGAAACACCCATTAAACCAGCACTAAAGCACAGCCACATGCAGAGTACACTCCTATCAAAGTTCTGGCTAACAGTGCCTTCTTACAGCCACACTGGACACAGCCAGAATGACATTCTAGTGCTTAAAATAAACTGGGAAGCTTGCTTAAGAAGCCTCACTGCCACAAGAAGATAAAACTTTCTGTCACATAACATCTGTGCAGAATTTTATGAACACTAAACCCAACTGTGCTCCACCACAAAAGCGAAGGCAATATACTGACACTCCAACATCTAATGCACCATGAAATATAGACAATGCAGAGAATTTCAGTACTGTTTAATAAACCATTGGAAGCTTCCCTGAATGCACAAGAAACAGACACATATTAAAGACACCCTTTTTCAAGGGGCTCAAAGTAAAATAGCTTTTAAGTTTATGAGTCACTGACATGAGGCAACAGAAAAGATTCAGCTACCGTCAGCTAAAGCGGCCCAGGGAAAACCTGCAAGATTCAGGAACCAGTCTCGGGTTAAGATTTTATCAGGGTGAATAAGAGACATTAACAGGCCCTACTTATGAGTAAGCcggggcaggaggcagagcagggcccaGCTCGGCGGGGAGGGCTGCCGGGGCAGCGGGGGGGCAGCCCCTTACCTTTGTAGAGGTTGGTGACCGCAGTGGCGGCGTTCTGGAAGGGGACCCAGAGGGAGAGCCCCGGCTGCTGGCACACCCggtctgcagggagggaaggacaCACGCTGTTTATTTTGGAGTCACCCGCTCCGAACGGCCATGTTAGGTTTCGCCATTTTGTTCCACCTTCCGGAGGCAGCTCCGGATCGGGGCCGAGCGGGCAGCGGCCCGCCCGGGGCAGCGGGCGCGGTGCCCCCAGCGCGGCGGGGAgcgcccggccgcccccgccccggcgcACAATGAGCCCGGCCCCGCTCTTCGCCATTTTGTCGGAGTCTCTTCCCGGGGCTGGGCGTCAGTAGCCGCCGGCAGGGCCGGGCTTCCCGGatccccccccccttccccccactcCTCCCCGGCACTCGGGGCTCGCCCCCGCCGCCCGGACCctcccggcgcggccccggcggaGCGCCCCGACACCCTGCGGCCGCACTACGGCCCGAGAGCTCCGGCGGCCGGAGGAGGGGgtgcggccgggccgggccgggccggcgcaGGAGCCGCCCCGGGCGCTGTCCGGACCGCGACCGCGGCTCCCCCTCCCTCTCGCCATTTTGTTTTCCCGTCCGTCTCTCAgggc encodes the following:
- the C16H16orf72 gene encoding UPF0472 protein C16orf72 homolog produces the protein MEDKKEEGEAEIQEHGPEHWFSKWERQCLAEAEQEEALAPELQDEAAAQPEHKQQKLWHLFQNSATAVAQLYKDRVCQQPGLSLWVPFQNAATAVTNLYKESVDAHQRSFDLGIQIGYQRRNKDVLAWVKKRRRTIRREDLISFLCGKVPPPRNSRAPPRLTVVSPNRATSTETSSSVETDLQPFREAIALHGLSGAMASISVRSSTPGSPTHVSSGSNASRRRNGLHDVDLNTFISEEMALHLDNGGTRKRTSAQCGDVITDSPTHKRNRMI